One window of the Candidatus Jettenia sp. genome contains the following:
- a CDS encoding DUF6519 domain-containing protein, which yields MKGDFSKWQFDPKQNFNGVLHQQGRVLLDSDWNAQTRITNNWQATTGKDIIGADIAAVPADEPDGFKVTAAEVDADNTIKITVMPGRVWADGLLVYLKGETEIFRVATYLQPPIQDPSFDESTLGAGVRDAVILEVWEEAVNGFQMSETLIEPALGGLDTTERAHLAMAFRLLRLADGETCDNIGDKLKDDFSQKGKLTVSLQPTSITPGDCPAVEGGGYTGFEHNLYRIEIAEVNSGFPVMFKWSQFNGGLVGRGKFDAVNNKVTITANLQAITTSGLTEFYLEAVEYDPVPPATLGLGHWKVTYGARVILNSDNQLDLPNTPMFGSIPASSSSVFFRLWNDIRPITDFPKVTTPTAPNELRDGIRLEFESVAGANYVPGDYWTFSVRAGDIKNNEIVIGKNSGGIITGEPPEGIHYHRVPLAILHWNANRDITAPDQIEDCRHIFHPLTKLATCCTYKVGDGKHSHGDFNSIQKAIDQLPVTGGEICVLPGEYTENILISNRVNITIRGCGKRSKIISGIPDEEFGMANPVIHIRDSQDICIESLAVVAHNTGVGILLEGSPPPQIVVGNTTIEGPLLLREITLIDLHISAATRSAIEAHIGQFITIRQCHIEMSDSAGAWPGIFFVGEDGLIENNTICVKSAREEVPGIAMKRIQASAGLGGLQLGGTSERIRVINNLIQGGIGNGITLGSIQIIDKAGNDVGGFIGWVVNADDPCSPCKPGDVFIPPRGTEDEDGTRQVSAGDLYEISIERNRILDMGLNGIGVVGFFNLDAADEFITVERLTIIGNEIRHCLQRPLADIPPAMINGMGYGGISLADAEYLVIHDNVIEDNGPNHLEPVCGIFILHGEGIDISRNRILNNGVKTNQPANSAKVGRRGGINIVFGVAPVVQVTIREQLYPAQDGVPAVKVHDNIVSVPLGQALSLTALGPVSIMGNQFTSRGMIPQRNQPSPMFFASTVAIMNLGVSNEFYWQLLAFNALRAGHVKPAASATVTGNTVFIPQPGLDDLRFGQYLANGNVLFSNNQCVLDLLETGQSLSSSSIIIMSLDDIGFHNNQCDCSLLDDLVLSQVFLFGLSVRMSDNRLKEGIFNALYSAITFGYMNATTNNQTTHCIIVSGLSNLKVDTGNKVFLQIFGRDEYCNPFALMRDSVNSFGKPMFVA from the coding sequence ATGAAGGGGGATTTTTCAAAATGGCAGTTTGATCCGAAACAAAATTTTAACGGCGTCCTTCATCAGCAGGGCAGAGTACTGCTCGACAGTGACTGGAATGCACAGACCCGCATAACGAATAATTGGCAAGCTACAACAGGTAAGGACATTATAGGCGCAGATATCGCGGCGGTACCGGCGGATGAACCGGATGGATTTAAAGTTACTGCGGCTGAGGTCGATGCTGATAATACAATAAAAATTACCGTAATGCCAGGAAGGGTGTGGGCAGATGGATTGTTAGTTTACCTCAAGGGAGAAACGGAGATTTTCCGTGTCGCTACCTATCTTCAACCACCCATTCAGGATCCATCATTCGACGAATCAACACTAGGTGCAGGTGTCCGCGATGCGGTCATTCTGGAAGTCTGGGAGGAAGCAGTGAATGGTTTTCAAATGTCTGAGACATTAATTGAACCTGCCCTTGGTGGTCTGGATACCACAGAGAGAGCACACTTAGCAATGGCCTTCAGGTTACTGAGGCTGGCCGATGGAGAAACCTGCGATAACATCGGTGATAAACTCAAAGATGATTTTTCACAAAAAGGAAAGCTAACGGTTTCGCTGCAGCCAACAAGCATAACTCCGGGAGACTGTCCGGCCGTTGAGGGTGGAGGATACACTGGATTTGAACACAACCTGTATCGGATAGAAATCGCTGAGGTAAATAGCGGCTTCCCCGTTATGTTCAAATGGTCTCAGTTCAACGGAGGTCTTGTCGGACGGGGAAAATTTGATGCTGTTAATAATAAAGTCACCATAACCGCCAATCTTCAGGCGATTACAACGTCCGGATTGACTGAATTCTACCTCGAAGCCGTAGAGTACGATCCGGTCCCTCCGGCGACGCTTGGTCTGGGGCATTGGAAGGTTACCTATGGGGCAAGGGTCATACTCAATAGCGACAATCAACTTGATCTGCCCAATACGCCGATGTTTGGTTCCATTCCTGCTTCTTCCAGCTCTGTATTTTTCCGTCTCTGGAACGACATCAGGCCCATTACTGATTTTCCAAAAGTTACAACGCCGACAGCGCCAAACGAATTGAGAGATGGAATCCGTTTAGAATTTGAATCAGTCGCTGGAGCCAACTATGTGCCTGGCGACTACTGGACCTTTTCAGTTCGTGCTGGCGATATAAAGAATAATGAGATAGTAATTGGCAAAAATAGTGGTGGAATAATTACCGGAGAACCGCCGGAGGGTATTCACTATCATCGCGTACCGCTGGCAATATTACATTGGAATGCCAACCGGGACATCACGGCGCCTGATCAAATCGAAGATTGCCGCCACATTTTCCATCCGTTGACGAAGCTTGCCACCTGCTGTACGTATAAGGTTGGTGATGGTAAGCACAGTCATGGAGACTTCAACTCTATCCAGAAAGCGATTGATCAGCTTCCAGTCACGGGGGGAGAGATCTGTGTGCTGCCCGGAGAATACACTGAGAATATCTTGATTAGCAACAGGGTAAATATCACGATCCGTGGGTGCGGCAAACGCAGCAAAATCATCTCCGGGATCCCAGATGAAGAATTTGGTATGGCCAATCCGGTGATCCACATCAGGGATTCACAAGATATCTGTATTGAGTCTCTTGCCGTTGTTGCTCATAATACGGGTGTTGGTATCCTGCTCGAAGGTAGTCCTCCTCCGCAGATTGTGGTTGGCAATACTACCATTGAGGGGCCATTGCTGCTGCGCGAAATAACGCTGATCGATTTACATATCAGTGCTGCAACCCGAAGCGCCATTGAGGCGCACATCGGGCAGTTCATTACAATCCGGCAATGCCATATCGAGATGAGTGATAGTGCAGGCGCCTGGCCAGGAATTTTTTTCGTGGGTGAGGACGGCTTGATTGAGAATAACACGATTTGCGTTAAGTCTGCTCGTGAAGAGGTACCAGGCATTGCGATGAAGAGAATACAGGCTTCTGCCGGACTTGGCGGTTTGCAACTAGGCGGTACTTCTGAACGTATACGTGTTATCAATAACCTGATTCAGGGAGGTATCGGAAACGGCATTACCCTGGGCAGCATTCAGATAATTGATAAAGCAGGCAATGATGTTGGTGGTTTTATCGGCTGGGTGGTAAATGCAGATGACCCCTGTAGTCCGTGTAAGCCCGGTGATGTTTTTATACCACCACGCGGGACTGAAGATGAGGATGGTACCAGACAGGTTTCGGCTGGCGATTTGTATGAGATATCTATTGAGCGCAATCGAATCCTTGACATGGGTCTCAACGGCATCGGCGTAGTTGGTTTCTTCAATCTGGACGCAGCCGATGAGTTCATCACTGTGGAACGGCTTACCATTATTGGCAATGAAATACGTCATTGTCTGCAGCGCCCTCTGGCGGACATTCCACCCGCAATGATTAACGGCATGGGCTATGGTGGTATCTCACTTGCCGATGCGGAGTATCTTGTGATTCATGATAACGTTATTGAGGACAACGGCCCAAATCATCTGGAGCCTGTTTGTGGCATATTTATATTGCATGGCGAGGGAATTGACATTTCCCGCAATCGCATTTTGAACAATGGTGTTAAAACAAACCAACCGGCCAATTCAGCTAAGGTTGGACGACGTGGGGGGATCAATATCGTCTTTGGCGTAGCTCCCGTTGTGCAGGTTACTATTCGTGAACAACTATATCCGGCCCAGGATGGCGTGCCGGCCGTTAAGGTGCATGATAATATTGTCAGCGTGCCTTTGGGTCAGGCGCTTTCCCTGACCGCTTTGGGACCGGTGTCTATTATGGGAAATCAGTTCACCAGCCGTGGCATGATTCCGCAACGTAATCAACCATCGCCGATGTTCTTTGCATCTACGGTAGCGATTATGAATCTGGGGGTTTCAAATGAGTTTTACTGGCAACTCCTGGCGTTTAACGCATTGCGCGCGGGCCATGTGAAACCTGCCGCCAGTGCTACTGTTACCGGTAATACGGTATTTATTCCGCAGCCAGGACTTGATGATCTCCGCTTCGGTCAATACCTGGCTAACGGCAATGTGTTATTTAGTAATAATCAGTGCGTACTGGATCTGTTGGAGACAGGCCAAAGCCTGTCATCATCTTCCATAATAATAATGAGCCTTGATGACATTGGGTTTCACAATAACCAGTGCGACTGCAGCTTACTCGATGACCTTGTGTTATCTCAGGTCTTCCTTTTTGGTCTGTCGGTGCGCATGAGCGACAACCGGCTGAAAGAGGGTATTTTCAATGCGCTGTATTCGGCAATAACCTTTGGGTACATGAATGCAACAACGAACAATCAGACGACTCATTGCATAATCGTTTCAGGCCTGTCGAATCTTAAAGTAGATACTGGCAACAAAGTCTTTCTGCAAATCTTTGGGAGGGATGAATACTGTAATCCATTTGCACTGATGAGGGATTCAGTCAATTCCTTTGGAAAGCCGATGTTTGTTGCATAG
- a CDS encoding DUF4157 domain-containing protein, which translates to MSLALAKKRSPDNKRKQERDIMHGASEHSQTIYHTFPVSVIQRKPNCPCGGGCPRCKNKLSIQPKLKINEPGDTYEQEADRVAEQVMRMPANTSAIGQLSGVRKEDKHIQRMCAECASGKGLCPECAEEKEMMQRKPLTSQITPLIQRQSVEEGEGEILQTKELSGQATEVAPDIDARINAIDSESLEVESGTTTTAHFAHDFSQILVHPESPANVQAKLTVSPPGDICEQEADRIDDLVMATPAQTVVSGASSRIQRFAGQPTGQTDAAPASVDQALTSPGRPLEPMLRQDMEQRFGYDFSNVRVHTGAAAEKSARDVNAYAYTAGKDIVFGAGRFAPGTHEGRRLIAHELTHVRQQSTGQITELVQRQPNKDDWSSFESTYGDDPRFVFWAKKRHSKPPANYGEIIALLDEYKRVKGMKDVLEEYDQAQLKKDRSELEKRRQAARAAEDRAAEAKSELRQKQREQARYRNRDRLYTAMQKAWSERRRYADAELLNQAKSLVAHRISLPKALRHGLHWKSDQQRWVFIYYYYRESLKVRPESFENPSADDAELLQYAVLAELDYLETSAKEAEAAELAQYREGIPRAARTRQIKKLAATRPMNPMEDFEPGIHDYAPYQGQPQSVDVDIVGLDHDTENVIVKYSDGKVLHIPLNKGLFFYNKPLDPTKVLRIFTRRHKKTQRLIPFVIYDNPLGIDLDVLSEEELALLGLPRFDPVLTPVIIQVFSPEFGMQKLSVANLKLASLHAGGLGLRQLGVPVASSALGTGYTLVTGTARLGMAAGRQVSAAVTATGYSTTTATYLGKTAYTYYLHNAVQINTLTLMGTDIVLTLAGQDIGPVSPGDQISMVVADVKAGAKAAKNYWKLAEGEVQEVNLVSKQARISITNLRDIAEKTAKVEYDLGKKLALHRQLVGKAAQGMEEEAIKTGKLAAYTLEHGGHAWPILKDGRILRCSRWCTPASVEEAFGDLIKSHPHLTDEMTKLKKLKGKAAAEAATRLGNRLDQIRKGEQMPLDDLKKLLGKPEYAKGTQTGNDLHFVLYRREGGKIGFKEWNRMVTKLNLPMSKLSERDVGKVVTNQFPSPDWEYHPLYLQGQPAKKVGGKNPLGSSEPEWYSKALNAAVEVKTKDFIARLDSVDWNAITRQLEQRIHAMPPGTKNWIMFDIRKQPVSVAEVTILPNLSSKWDEIFFLTDNGLLKIVGKKAIPFP; encoded by the coding sequence ATGTCTTTAGCCCTTGCCAAAAAGCGATCTCCGGATAACAAACGCAAGCAAGAGCGTGATATTATGCATGGCGCCTCAGAGCATTCTCAGACCATTTATCATACTTTTCCGGTATCAGTCATTCAACGCAAACCAAACTGTCCCTGCGGTGGGGGGTGCCCTCGTTGCAAGAACAAGCTCAGCATTCAACCTAAACTCAAGATCAATGAACCAGGGGACACATATGAGCAGGAAGCGGACAGAGTGGCCGAGCAAGTGATGCGTATGCCTGCAAATACAAGTGCCATCGGTCAGTTGTCAGGAGTTAGGAAAGAAGATAAACATATTCAAAGAATGTGTGCGGAATGTGCAAGTGGCAAAGGTCTATGCCCAGAATGTGCTGAGGAGAAAGAGATGATGCAGAGAAAGCCTCTGACTTCACAGATTACACCCTTGATTCAGCGTCAATCGGTGGAAGAAGGGGAAGGAGAAATCCTTCAAACCAAAGAGCTATCCGGTCAGGCTACTGAGGTTGCACCAGATATTGATGCCCGAATCAACGCGATTGATTCTGAAAGCCTCGAAGTCGAGTCCGGCACCACAACAACGGCTCACTTCGCGCATGACTTCAGTCAGATACTGGTACACCCTGAGTCGCCAGCGAACGTCCAGGCAAAGCTAACAGTAAGTCCCCCCGGAGACATCTGCGAGCAGGAAGCAGATCGGATAGACGATCTGGTAATGGCAACGCCGGCGCAAACCGTTGTTAGCGGGGCATCATCGCGCATCCAGCGCTTCGCGGGGCAACCGACTGGGCAGACAGACGCAGCACCCGCCAGTGTAGACCAAGCCCTTACCAGCCCTGGCAGGCCGCTGGAGCCGATGCTGCGTCAGGACATGGAGCAGCGCTTTGGCTATGATTTTTCCAACGTGCGAGTGCATACCGGCGCGGCTGCCGAAAAATCAGCGCGCGATGTGAATGCTTATGCCTACACCGCGGGAAAAGACATTGTGTTCGGTGCGGGTCGGTTTGCGCCGGGGACGCACGAAGGACGGCGGTTGATTGCGCACGAGTTGACTCATGTACGGCAGCAATCGACCGGGCAGATTACGGAATTGGTTCAACGGCAACCAAATAAAGATGACTGGAGTTCCTTCGAGTCTACCTACGGCGACGACCCAAGATTTGTTTTTTGGGCCAAGAAGCGCCACAGCAAACCTCCTGCTAACTATGGCGAAATCATTGCGCTACTCGACGAATATAAGCGAGTAAAGGGGATGAAGGACGTGCTGGAAGAATATGATCAGGCACAGCTAAAAAAAGACAGGAGTGAGCTTGAGAAGCGGCGACAGGCGGCACGCGCCGCGGAAGATCGTGCAGCAGAAGCCAAATCTGAGCTCAGGCAAAAGCAACGTGAACAGGCACGGTATCGGAATAGGGATCGGCTCTATACAGCGATGCAGAAAGCCTGGAGTGAGCGCCGCAGATATGCAGACGCAGAGTTGTTAAACCAGGCAAAGTCTCTCGTCGCTCATCGGATTTCACTCCCAAAAGCATTACGCCACGGTCTGCACTGGAAATCTGACCAGCAGCGTTGGGTCTTTATTTATTATTACTATCGTGAATCCCTCAAGGTCCGTCCGGAATCTTTCGAGAATCCATCTGCTGACGATGCTGAACTGCTGCAGTATGCGGTTCTAGCCGAATTAGACTATCTGGAAACGTCCGCGAAGGAGGCTGAGGCGGCCGAGCTCGCTCAGTATCGCGAAGGAATACCCAGAGCAGCACGGACCAGGCAGATCAAAAAGCTGGCGGCGACCCGGCCGATGAACCCGATGGAGGATTTTGAACCCGGTATACACGACTATGCTCCTTATCAGGGGCAGCCGCAATCGGTTGATGTCGATATCGTCGGCCTGGACCATGATACTGAAAACGTTATAGTTAAATACTCTGACGGTAAGGTCTTGCATATTCCCCTGAACAAGGGCTTGTTCTTTTACAACAAACCGCTCGATCCGACAAAAGTATTAAGAATCTTTACCCGGCGCCACAAGAAAACGCAACGTTTAATTCCATTCGTTATCTATGATAACCCCCTCGGCATAGACTTAGATGTGCTGTCAGAAGAGGAGTTGGCTCTGCTGGGCTTGCCGCGATTTGATCCGGTACTGACTCCAGTCATTATTCAAGTTTTTTCACCCGAATTTGGGATGCAAAAGCTTTCGGTGGCAAACCTTAAGCTTGCGTCGCTTCATGCTGGCGGACTCGGACTTAGGCAGTTAGGAGTTCCAGTTGCTTCGAGCGCGCTGGGAACCGGATACACACTCGTCACCGGAACAGCAAGGCTAGGTATGGCAGCGGGAAGGCAAGTATCGGCTGCCGTGACCGCTACTGGGTATTCGACCACCACAGCCACCTATTTGGGCAAAACAGCCTACACTTACTACCTCCACAATGCGGTCCAAATCAATACGCTAACTCTTATGGGAACCGATATAGTGCTTACTCTAGCCGGCCAAGACATAGGCCCGGTTTCCCCCGGCGACCAGATCAGCATGGTGGTGGCTGACGTTAAAGCCGGAGCGAAAGCCGCCAAGAATTATTGGAAGCTCGCCGAAGGCGAGGTGCAAGAGGTTAACCTCGTCAGTAAGCAGGCGAGAATTAGCATCACTAACCTCCGCGATATCGCAGAAAAAACGGCAAAAGTCGAATACGACCTTGGCAAGAAGCTGGCGTTGCATCGTCAGCTTGTGGGAAAGGCGGCTCAAGGAATGGAGGAGGAGGCGATCAAGACCGGCAAGCTGGCCGCTTACACACTTGAGCATGGCGGACATGCTTGGCCAATTCTCAAGGATGGACGCATTCTTCGTTGTTCGAGGTGGTGCACACCCGCATCGGTTGAGGAGGCTTTCGGGGATCTGATCAAGAGTCACCCGCACCTCACCGATGAAATGACCAAACTCAAGAAATTGAAAGGGAAGGCAGCGGCGGAAGCGGCGACGAGGCTGGGGAATCGTTTGGATCAAATCCGCAAGGGGGAACAGATGCCACTCGATGATCTGAAGAAACTTCTAGGCAAGCCCGAGTACGCCAAAGGCACACAGACGGGTAACGATCTCCACTTTGTACTTTATCGGAGGGAAGGTGGCAAGATTGGGTTTAAGGAGTGGAACCGTATGGTGACGAAACTTAATTTGCCGATGTCAAAACTCAGTGAGCGCGACGTAGGTAAGGTTGTGACGAACCAGTTCCCATCGCCTGACTGGGAATATCACCCTCTATATCTCCAAGGGCAACCAGCCAAAAAAGTCGGAGGGAAGAACCCACTCGGTTCAAGTGAACCAGAATGGTACAGCAAAGCGTTGAATGCAGCTGTAGAAGTTAAGACAAAGGATTTTATCGCGAGGTTGGATTCTGTGGACTGGAATGCGATTACGAGACAGTTGGAGCAGCGTATTCATGCCATGCCGCCCGGTACGAAGAATTGGATAATGTTTGATATTCGAAAACAGCCTGTTAGTGTAGCAGAAGTAACTATATTACCTAACTTATCTTCGAAATGGGATGAAATCTTTTTCCTAACAGATAATGGTCTGCTGAAAATCGTTGGTAAGAAAGCAATCCCGTTTCCATAA
- a CDS encoding addiction module protein has product MSQRIEDIVDNILKLPTSSRAYLVEVLLESLDFEEDFIINDEWKKEIKRRCQEIDEGKVKMISGEEGLSQLQRKYS; this is encoded by the coding sequence ATGTCACAAAGAATTGAAGACATCGTGGACAATATTTTGAAACTTCCTACAAGTTCACGGGCATATCTCGTAGAGGTTCTTCTTGAAAGCTTAGATTTTGAAGAAGACTTTATAATAAACGATGAATGGAAGAAAGAAATTAAAAGACGTTGTCAGGAAATTGATGAGGGCAAAGTAAAAATGATATCAGGCGAGGAAGGACTTAGTCAGCTTCAAAGGAAGTATTCATGA
- a CDS encoding DUF4157 domain-containing protein, protein MSLAIAKKLSLGTVYKKRHDGVHNDLNRSHISHRSLQVSTIQRKPNCPCGGGCPRCKNNHIIQAKLKINEPGDTYEQEADRIAEAVGGSKTAPLLQRKCACAGGTPCPECEEEKKALIQRKIKQSSDIAGTSVPGNFLQNLGSGQPLDPINRAFFEHHFGYDFSHVRIHTNDQASESARAVNALAYTVGQDVVFGMGQYAPATEAGKKLLSHELAHVVQQGGKSFEINNARTARYVQRAIIGEAATTGTGAKESEDLCAGWFGDHESTSKRAAEHYVRTELQGDRGVVEKIECDLFNPDTGAFACTVHFTDGTPIRVIVRRDVIIVGVYPLQTMHPPPDRPLCWYDYKCPGPNRDLVLTKRKCQTSKPAQGAPSPKVYGPEP, encoded by the coding sequence ATGTCCTTAGCCATTGCCAAAAAACTATCTCTGGGTACGGTATACAAAAAAAGGCATGACGGTGTGCATAATGATTTGAACAGATCACATATCAGTCACCGCAGTCTTCAGGTCTCAACCATACAACGCAAGCCAAACTGCCCTTGCGGCGGAGGGTGTCCGCGTTGCAAGAACAATCACATTATCCAGGCTAAACTTAAGATCAACGAACCTGGGGATACATACGAGCAGGAAGCGGACCGAATAGCGGAGGCTGTGGGTGGATCCAAAACCGCTCCTCTGTTACAACGTAAGTGTGCCTGTGCTGGCGGCACGCCGTGTCCTGAGTGTGAGGAAGAGAAAAAAGCACTGATTCAGCGCAAGATCAAACAATCTTCTGACATAGCGGGCACATCCGTCCCCGGCAATTTTCTTCAGAACCTTGGTTCGGGACAGCCATTAGACCCGATTAATCGCGCTTTTTTTGAACACCACTTTGGCTATGACTTCAGTCATGTCCGCATTCACACTAACGATCAGGCCTCTGAATCGGCGCGAGCGGTGAATGCGCTGGCCTATACCGTTGGGCAAGATGTGGTCTTTGGCATGGGACAATATGCGCCGGCTACCGAGGCCGGAAAGAAGCTGCTGAGCCATGAGTTGGCGCACGTCGTACAGCAAGGAGGGAAGTCGTTTGAGATCAACAATGCGCGAACCGCCAGGTATGTGCAACGGGCTATAATCGGAGAAGCCGCTACAACCGGCACCGGGGCCAAAGAATCTGAAGACCTGTGCGCGGGCTGGTTTGGCGATCACGAAAGTACGAGTAAGCGAGCGGCGGAACACTATGTCAGAACCGAGTTGCAGGGGGATCGTGGTGTTGTTGAGAAAATAGAATGCGATCTCTTCAATCCCGACACTGGAGCGTTTGCGTGCACAGTGCACTTCACCGATGGCACTCCAATCAGGGTCATCGTGCGGAGAGATGTAATCATCGTTGGTGTTTATCCGCTTCAAACCATGCATCCGCCACCTGACAGGCCGTTGTGCTGGTACGACTATAAATGTCCGGGGCCTAACCGCGATTTGGTTCTGACCAAGCGCAAATGCCAGACATCGAAACCTGCGCAAGGTGCACCGTCCCCGAAAGTGTATGGACCGGAACCGTGA
- a CDS encoding carboxypeptidase-like regulatory domain-containing protein, whose translation MGREMKVLILGWIVVFLFCNVASAGILYGRIIQENGKPLAKTKVTIESKELITNEFGGYRVGLTDGEYELNVEIHGTSFSSERIKIFSPETEQNWRIDHRENRLIKIR comes from the coding sequence TTGGGTAGAGAAATGAAGGTGCTGATTTTAGGATGGATAGTTGTATTTTTATTTTGTAACGTTGCCTCGGCAGGCATTCTGTATGGAAGGATAATCCAGGAGAACGGAAAACCTCTGGCCAAAACCAAGGTAACGATAGAGAGTAAAGAACTTATAACAAACGAATTTGGAGGTTACAGAGTTGGGCTGACAGACGGAGAATATGAGCTAAACGTGGAAATACATGGTACGTCCTTCTCTTCTGAACGTATAAAAATTTTCTCTCCTGAAACAGAACAGAATTGGAGAATAGATCATAGAGAAAATAGATTGATAAAAATACGGTAA